In the genome of Syngnathoides biaculeatus isolate LvHL_M chromosome 14, ASM1980259v1, whole genome shotgun sequence, one region contains:
- the xirp2b gene encoding xin actin-binding repeat-containing protein 2: MYQATVAQRTDKTIPSRVMEESEICSLPGGLASVRKQFKAQETTSTTTSQATQFHFQHSSGQLQEMSHSEVSVSSGRQQMVTGTQQLLSNEEKMVQYSLLDSLVDKITWSVPDLIDCVIHAFLGDRMHLHNHTKKKNPLFSIYYFHYFVSDSDKNLHNHLDRKHEEEEFPRYTTKELRAHFERTIEEAAPHKPIKIGHDINRSKWSSCVTQNDTVTNEVHQESAVKVEEDTLDSMIDYEDFPPPPPPPEAIEDFDYLPPPPPDLLQMSSGIENIPATQYSSEDPQGLVNSSINVLSKEAFIKQRSMSELKRLYKHIHPGVRKNIEEELYNEYNQSVSNHHDNQAYLYEGEADVNNEESEQEEIVPGDVQSRRWMFENKPLDAIKDESLAGYEDNNNITEKEIILGKDVRRTAWMFETKPMDELGPREINSIEYRNKVNKFDKGDVRAAAWLFETHTMDSLNKMHKEQELTKEVVFTEEDGNATIYMIDNKYMEGLGDTETIDETHLLSLNSVVEELNDNEKTITSTFDTQFKCIIMGQSSQMLEIKSVRKIETELENSIASRWLFDTQPLNVNKPLSSFKLVCSLSMEDGNRGDWGRWLFEIKTLNSLTELESSKTEGLLGTDVRKNCLVFETQPMNTLKDDSDSTTYSVEEIIGGNVRLARNFFESSPQTERKNRPEVGKLKKALENEEIKGDVKHQKWRFESQPLELIQEDKKEITRTVNIEEELTQEDGTSCRADVRKNCWVFETQLMDILKDDSNCLPLSKDEIIAGNVKSARDYFETIPTQEPKELTEVGKLKKRVELDEERGDVQHQKWRFESQPLEQIRDEKKEVVRTINVEKIDKVDVLNYKQIFESTDLHRRDEFQKIHIEGVTSGSVQSNKKLFESGLLYAMEDSSGHFHEVKTVRHEEMVRGDVTTYKWMFETRPIDQFDESIDKYQIIKGVSRQEVESGDVKTAKWLFETQPLDAIKYFSNIEDEEIESKEQDIVKGDVKNCKWLFETQPMDVLYEKVDINIENQCEEMLKGDVKSCTWLFETQALDTIHDETETVFKPCTVNQEDIQGKDVRTACFLFETEKLENLSEDDASSFKRVTEIDVSSGDVSRKKHIFEHSTSDIMTSTSEEMMQHLKRAQTADIQKGNVVTCKWLFENQSIDTIHDGQEVMLTSRTVTDVHGGDVDKGRFIFETYSLDKIKESASEAEQSTMQKIARNDEEKGDVRNYTILFETQPLYAIQDKEGQYHEVTTVTSEEVTRGDVIGTRWLFETKPLDAIKDSDEVYIIKSVTQQDDQKGDVISAKWKFETQPLDRISEEKKTFTKTVDDVQGGNVKINKNWFESDTPLDFVRTVNVSEIQKGDVRSAKWRFETQSIDKIRSLSSENLIETVKKEVVEKGDVKRSVWLFEKNPLDHIKEVDEDEETHVTQEEIVKADVKSATWLFETKPFDDFNVTKTEKTEILGKSIKGTLEELYSQKMVTSKGILIQSDEIGDVRMAKYNLMNQQAPEIQREEVIRGDLQTIMMNLLNRQEQQGRQVVIESEEKGNISSTVQQLFNQESKKSIEKEEIIRGDIQEAINSLFNDSGSLQHGLLIQEDEKGDVRMTMYSLLNKQDCVSVEKEDVVRGDIKSAMKRLTTQDQPDLTKRITVDETEKGNVNFYSTCIESGALSYLKQLNLDPDEALPETVEKEKILGGDVHSMKVILSEDQTLIERTVDDIIPGDVHNTVKVFMTEPTVSSESLLKEEIVKGDLKATLTSLSESVNQRFVVEKEEVVKGNIPKTMRCLERAQHRLKEVEKPHIIPGNIKGALRSLEESATPRVEAIMEDLVSGDVKATLKSLELAKQTVHEVEKEEIVRGDIQTAMQCLHDASAEKRTCQREIDVQGDVKGTIQLFTIPPSSTRMLRSLSTEEEEVKGDVKMSIKSLYETQEQSLIDKEKVIKGDVKGMIKSLMETAHRETPKGKPGSHKRARRVKQSPPVENLSAEIQRNAQKIKTAVSSESQSGVNETKTIQSRFCTVERSTTQSKTILEHKTITQNHGIKTLKTEFCNLKPKGMIQLNKNKVQTDVYTIKGQVLEPDLPLPSPPPPVVDIDLPPPPTPPPPCLDSDIDHLPPPPPPATNEQDILPPPPPQRELERMPKQAVHVSPADAKKMVVKKVKAPTLCPVPNLKPEVEAYHAVELTQPITAACISKTTEAPPPLELPQAAGKVCISPVRFTPPSSPLPQMRAKTSKFNTPLIKAEEKYRKHKENSTPPSTPTPPHVNDSLFTTLQNIPTEDVKHTNNIPKIKQAKTENAALILKLDSSSCDASKQVVISNTIQNNVSTSHERILTGSAAISSAKQEMVSNESSKVVTVQESSSGTAVRQSVRKTKQKIVSLSSHVSTQAVIADQSHTTFTDFANTEKETAIEKKDVKNMIVRGADIIERKMDDGTGIDKTTDLVKMVKPETTEQNAKKSHLQSKRNEKTELSTDQSSTKNHGTVSDEPNQTEKTEATGTVKMGKTNQKVKKNNKQEKQVDAKLEEERKTQVKVNNATALKIINESNEIKTELKQEIMKESPCPIDDVTMNLPDSQTAMSTLTKKKKKSKKAKGGAQWSTQLTQSKDAGTESKTAITETLNETIAASQIQTCVTERNAQGALMTESKDDKKSQQLEEHENHLKGLQKKKAVTIAQKNAQASLKESHADPIKGPFKSEQNEMVTSVRKVVSKKPQVSALIPSITGMQIVSKTSLSTFSDCLRSPQVPHKSGNSVAPTNLPPKIDMKEKHESESVAEITACTKISKISTGSTKVQKQTKKETLNESKKEEQTDLRAPSPSLRTRSPSPTFITIESIRRTDSPQRVTPSPPLLHRPATPPTPPPRHCDTPTSRRCNTPTSRLTRITPSPTFDLAENLPRLKETAAKLSRGITPPPLLSPQLISEIVETPASFHRQIKLEATNTSEETSTNNLLEAVEKGTPEDPEAINANITQSSSDVKPPLCNDVPEETSELSLASVREKREFFEEARKAEINKTYTRKEPIAIPERLGPDLEDSDEEYVFKEKKDLPKADLAGLANNFEPTDETVVSKALVPPAEWFYNEGEDCVKKKEDLSERAVAAFDIQGLKNVFETSVQKFSLDEQKGGRETSVDTSKLQSPPEMQEGLKESFALPPHGNVVEIVQTDPSDCSESKSITEHFSSVDVFGSKVTTTSVSQQSGSVSRQPAPFSYADAVKRKGVAARRTQTRDEDATENMLKNFHQTRNESYTVSEVRTSQPTRTTTHQAHQTTIVSGSSSQVRALHSVSKEGLSNGWMASGQKKIP; this comes from the exons ATGTACCAGGCCACTGTCGCCCAGCGAACAGACAAGACCATCCCAAGCAGG gtcatggaggagtctgagaTCTGTTCCCTGCCTGGGGGACTTGCCAGTGTTAGGAAACAATTTAAGGCCCAGGAAACTACCTCGACTACCACATCACAAGCAACCCAGTTCCATTTCCAGCACAGCAGTGGGCAG TTACAAGAAATGTCACACTCAGAGGTCTCAGTGTCAAGCGGCAGGCAACAGATGGTCACAGGCACTCAGCAGCTACTATCCAACGAAGAAAAAATGGTACAGTATTCATTATTGGATTCACTTGTTGACAAAATAACTTGGTCTGTGCCTGATTTAATCGATTGTGTTATTCATGCATTCCTTGGTGACAGAATGCATCTCcacaatcacacaaaaaaaaagaacccccttttttctatttattatttCCATTACTTC gTGTCAGACAGTGACAAAAACTTGCATAACCACCTTGATAGAAAGCATGAAG AAGAGGAATTTCCGAGGTACACAACAAAAGAACTAAGGGCTCACTTTGAAAGAACTATAGAGGAAGCAGCTCCACATAAACCAATTAAG attggacATGACATCAATCGCTCAAAGTGGTCCTCCTGTGTGACCCAAAATGACACAGTGACTAATGAGGTGCACCAAGAGTCAGCAGTCAAAGTAGAAGAGGACACATTGGATTCCATGATTGATTACGAGGACTTTCCaccacctccaccaccaccagaaGCCATAGAAGACTTCGATTACCTTCCGCCTCCACCGCCGGATTTACTCCAAATGTCATCAGGCATTGAAAATATTCCCGCCACCCAGTACTCATCTGAAGATCCTCAAGGTTTAGTGAACTCATCCATAAATGTTCTCAGCAAAGAAGCTTTCATCAAGCAGAGGAGCATGTCTGAGTTGAAACGTCTgtacaaacacattcatcccGGAGTTCGGAAAAATATCGAAGAGGAGCTCTACAATGAATACAATCAATCTGTAAGCAACCACCATGATAATCAAGCTTACTTATATGAGGGTGAAGCTGATGTCAACAATGAGGAATCTGAACAGGAAGAGATAGTGCCTGGAGACGTCCAATCAAGGCGCTGGATGTTTGAAAATAAGCCACTAGATGCCATCAAGGATGAATCCCTGGCTGGATATGAAGACAACAATAATATTACAGAAAAAGAGATAATTCTTGGAAAGGATGTGAGACGGACGGCATGGATGTTTGAGACAAAGCCGATGGATGAGTTGGGTCCACGTGAGATCAACTCGATAGAGTACAGGAACAAGGTCAACAAGTTTGACAAGGGAGATGTCCGAGCTGCAGCATGGCTGTTTGAAACCCATACGATGGACAGTTTGAATAAAATGCACAAGGAACAGGAGCTCACCAAAGAGGTCGTATTTACAGAAGAGGACGGAAATGCCACCATTTACATGATTGACAATAAGTATATGGAAGGTCTTGGAGACACTGAGACAATCGATGAGACCCATCTTCTGAGCTTAAACTCGGTTGTGGAAGAACTCAACGATAACGAGAAAACCATAACAAGTACGTTTGACACTCAGTTTAAATGCATCATCATGGGACAGTCCAGTCAGATGCTAGAGATTAAATCTGTGCGCAAAATTGAAACTGAGTTAGAGAACTCAATTGCTTCACGTTGGCTTTTTGATACACAACCTCTTAATGTGAACAAACCTCTTTCATCTTTTAAGCTCGTGTGCAGTCTTTCCATGGAAGATGGTAACAGAGGAGACTGGGGCCGATGGTTGTTTGAGATCAAGACATTGAATTCCCTGACTGAGCTGGAAAGCTCAAAAACTGAGGGACTATTAGGGACAGATGTGCGCAAAAACTGCTTGGTGTTTGAAACCCAACCAATGAATACTCTCAAGGATGATTCAGATTCCACGACTTACTCAGTTGAAGAAATCATTGGGGGTAATGTTAGATTGGCGAGAAACTTCTTTGAAAGCAGCCCCCAAACAGAGAGGAAGAACCGCCCCGAAGTTGGAAAACTTAAAAAGGCATTGGagaatgaagaaataaaaggtGATGTGAAACATCAAAAGTGGCGGTTTGAGAGTCAACCTCTGGAGCTTATACAAGAGGACAAGAAAGAAATAACTCGAACAGTAAACATTGAGGAGGAACTCACACAGGAGGACGGGACAAGTTGCAGAGCAGATGTTCGTAAGAATTGCTGGGTGTTTGAGACTCAGCTAATGGATATTTTAAAAGATGATTCAAACTGTCTTCCATTGTCAAAAGACGAAATCATTGCAGGAAATGTAAAATCTGCCAGAGATTACTTTGAAACCATCCCAACTCAGGAGCCTAAGGAGCTTACAGAA GTGGGCAAACTGAAGAAAAGAGTGGAACTTGATGAGGAGAGGGGGGATGTCCAACATCAGAAATGGCGATTTGAAAGCCAACCTTTGGAGCAGATCCGAGATGAGAAGAAGGAAGTCGTCAGAACAATCAACGTGGAAAAAATCGACAAAGTGGATGTTTTAAACTATAAGCAAATCTTTGAGAGcacagatttacacagaagagatGAGTTTCAAAAGATCCATATTGAGGGTGTTACAAGTGGTTCAGTGCAATCCAACAAAAAACTATTTGAGTCCGGGCTCTTGTATGCCATGGAGGACAGCTCAGGACACTTCCATGAGGTGAAAACAGTACGTCATGAAGAGATGGTTCGCGGGGATGTGACAACATACAAATGGATGTTTGAAACACGACCAATCGACCAATTTGATGAAAGCATTGACAAATACCAAATAATTAAGGGTGTATCCAGACAGGAAGTAGAATCTGGTGATGTTAAGACTGCCAAGTGGCTGTTTGAGACACAGCCACTTGATGCCATCAAGTACTTCAGCAACATTGAAGATGAGGAAATAGAAAGTAAAGAACAAGACATTGTGAAAGGAGATGTAAAAAACTGCAAGTGGCTATTTGAGACCCAACCAATGGATGTCTTGTATGAAAAAGTGGACATAAACATTGAAAATCAGTGTGAAGAAATGCTAAAGGGAGATGTTAAATCGTGCACATGGCTTTTTGAGACGCAAGCCCTTGATACAATACATGATGAGACAGAAACTGTGTTCAAACCATGCACTGTGAATCAAGAGGACATTCAAGGGAAAGATGTCAGAACGGCGTGTTTTCTCTTTGAGACTGAAAAACTAGAGAATCTTTCTGAGGATGATGCAAGCTCCTTTAAACGAGTCACAGAGATTGACGTTTCATCTGGAGATGTGTCAAGAAAGAAACACATATTTGAACACAGCACCTCCGATATCATGACATCAACGTCAGAGGAAATGATGCAGCATCTCAAGAGAGCCCAGACAGCGGATATACAGAAAGGAAATGTAGTGACCTGCAAATGGCTCTTTGAAAATCAATCAATAGATACTATACATGACGGTCAAGAGGTAATGCTGACAAGCCGTACCGTAACTGACGTACACGGAGGGGATGTAGACAAGGGCCGCTTCATCTTTGAGACCTACTCCTTGGATAAAATTAAGGAGTCAGCGTCTGAAGCTGAGCAGTCCACAATGCAAAAGATTGCTCGCAATGATGAAGAGAAGGGGGATGTGAGAAATTACACAATCCTCTTTGAAACTCAGCCTCTTTATGCTATTCAGGACAAGGAGGGCCAATATCATGAAGTTACCACAGTCACCAGTGAGGAAGTGACACGAGGAGATGTAATCGGAACCCGGTGGTTGTTTGAAACCAAACCCCTTGACGCTATAAAGGACTCCGATGAAGTTTACATAATTAAATCTGTCACACAGCAGGATGACCAAAAAGGAGATGTCATTTCTgccaagtggaaatttgagacACAGCCACTTGATAGGATttcggaagaaaaaaagacgtttACAAAGACTGTAGATGACGTTCAAGGCGgcaatgttaaaataaataaaaattggttTGAATCTGATACGCCGCTGGATTTTGTCAGAACAGTCAATGTAAGTGAAATACAGAAGGGTGATGTCAGATCAGCCAAATGGAGATTTGAGACCCAGTCAATTGATAAAATACGGAGCCTGAGTTCGGAAAACCTGATTGAGACAGTTAAAAAGGAGGTGGTGGAAAAAGGAGACGTGAAGCGTTCAGTTtggctgtttgaaaaaaatcctttggaTCACATTAAAGAGGTcgatgaggatgaggagacACATGTCACTCAAGAGGAAATTGTCAAAGCAGATGTAAAGTCAGCAACATGGCTGTTTGAAACAAAACCTTTTGATGACttcaatgtgacaaaaacagaGAAGACGGAAATCTTGGGCAAGAGCATTAAGGGAACACTTGAAGAGCTTTACAGTcagaaaatggtgacatcaaaaGGAATACTCATCCAATCTGATGAAATCGGGGATGTTAGGATGGCAAAATACAATCTAATGAATCAGCAAGCTCCTGAGATTCAGCGGGAGGAAGTAATCAGAGGCGATTTGCAGACCATTATGATGAACCTCCTGAACAGACAGGAACAACAGGGGCGGCAGGTGGTTATTGAGTCGGAAGAGAAGGGCAATATCAGTTCAACAGTGCAGCAGCTTTTCAACCAAGAGAGCAAAAAAAGTATCGAAAAGGAAGAAATTATACGAGGGGACATTCAGGAAGCCATAAATAGCCTTTTTAATGATAGTGGCTCACTCCAACATGGACTTCTCATTCAGGAGGATGAGAAGGGCGACGTACGGATGACAATGTATTCCCTTCTGAACAAACAAGACTGTGTTAGTGTAGAAAAAGAGGATGTGGTAAGAGGGGATATAAAGAGTGCCATGAAAAGACTCACCACCCAAGATCAGCCTGACCTCACAAAGAGAATAACCGTCGATGAAACCGAGAAGGGAAATGTCAATTTTTATTCCACATGTATTGAATCTGGAGCCCTCAGTTATCTAAAACAGCTCAATCTAGACCCCGATGAAGCGTTACCTGAAAcagtagaaaaagaaaagattctTGGTGGTGACGTTCATAGCATGAAAGTCATTCTGAGTGAAGACCAAACCCTGATAGAGCGCACAGTGGATGATATCATACCGGGTGATGTTCACAACACGGTAAAAGTTTTCATGACGGAGCCGACCGTCTCATCAGAGAGTCTCCTAAAGGAGGAGATTGTTAAAGGCGATTTGAAAGCTACATTGACTTCATTGTCAGAGTCAGTGAACCAGAGATTTGTTGTGGAGAAAGAAGAGGTGGTGAAAGGGAACATACCCAAAACAATGCGATGCCTAGAGAGGGCACAACATCGTCTCAAGGAAGTAGAGAAGCCACATATCATCCCTGGGAACATCAAAGGAGCTCTGAGATCCCTTGAGGAATCTGCAACTCCACGAGTCGAAGCCATCATGGAGGATCTAGTTTCTGGAGATGTTAAGGCCACATTAAAATCTCTGGAACTGGCAAAGCAAACAGTGCATGAGGTGGAAAAGGAAGAAATTGTGAGGGGTGATATTCAAACAGCAATGCAATGCCTACATGATGCTTCTGCTGAAAAGAGAACATGTCAACGGGAAATAGATGTCCAGGGGGATGTTAAAGGAACAATCCAGCTCTTTACAATACCTCCTTCTTCTACCAGAATGCTAAGGAGCTTGAGCACTGAGGAGGAAGAAGTGAAAGGTGATGTCAAGATGTCAATTAAGTCCTTATACGAAACACAAGAACAATCTTTGATAGATAAAGAAAAAGTGATAAAGGGTGATGTGAAAGGCATGATTAAATCACTTATGGAAACAGCACACCGTGAAACTCCCAAAGGTAAACCCGGCTCCCACAAAAGAGCTAGAAGAGTTAAGCAGAGTCCTCCTGTTGAGAATTTGAGTGCTGAGATACAGAGGAACGCACAAAAAATCAAAACTGCAGTTTCATCTGAAAGTCAGTCTGGtgttaatgaaacaaaaaccaTTCAATCCAGGTTTTGTACAGTGGAAAGGAGTACCACGCAATCAAAAACAATTCTCGAGCACAAAACCATAACACAAAATCACGGcatcaaaacattaaaaacagaatTCTGCAATCTAAAGCCAAAGGGAATGATACAGTTAAATAAGAATAAAGTACAAACAGATGTTTACACCATCAAAGGACAAGTGCTAGAACCAGATTTGCCTCTTCCTTCTCCGCCTCCACCTGTGGTAGATATTGACCTTCCTCCACCACCTACGCCGCCCCCTCCATGTCTGGATTCTGACATTGATCACCTCCCTCCTCCACCGCCACCAGCTACCAATGAGCAGGACAtcctcccaccaccaccacctcagcGAGAACTGGAAAGAATGCCAAAACAAGCAGTTCATGTTTCACCAGCAGATGCTAAAAAGATGGTGGTAAAGAAAGTCAAAGCTCCAACTTTGTGTCCTGTCCCAAATCTTAAGCCTGAAGTGGAAGCATACCATGCAGTAGAGTTGACCCAGCCCATAACGGCAGCATGTATATCCAAAACAACGGAAGCCCCACCTCCACTGGAATTGCCACAAGCAGCGGGGAAGGTTTGCATCTCTCCTGTAAGATTCACACCGCCTTCTTCCCCCTTGCCTCAAATGAGAGCGAAAACGAGTAAATTTAACACCCCTTTGATAAAAGCGGAGGAAAAGTACCGGAAGCATAAAGAGAATAGCACTCCTCCAAGCACTCCAACTCCTCCTCATGTAAATGACTCACTTTTTACTACACTTCAGAATATTCCCACTGAAGACGTAAAGCACACAAATAATATACCCAAGATAAAACAGGCTAAAACTGAAAATGCAGCTTTGATACTTAAATTAGACTCCTCATCATGTGATGCATCCAAGCAGGTTGTTATCTCCAATACTATTCAGAACAATGTCAGCACCAGTCATGAAAGAATTCTCACAGGGTCTGCCGCAATATCATCTGCCAAACAGGAAATGGTTTCTAATGAGTCTTCTAAGGTCGTCACCGTTCAAGAGAGCTCTTCCGGCACTGCTGTGAGACAAAGTGtacgcaaaacaaaacaaaaaatagtttcACTTTCCTCCCATGTGTCAACTCAGGCTGTCATTGCTGACCAAAGTCATACAACTTTCACTGATTTTGCAAACACTGAAAAAGAAACTGCTATTGAGAAGaaagatgtgaaaaatatgaTAGTAAGGGGAGCTGATATAATTGAAAGAAAGATGGATGATGGAACAGGCATAGATAAGACTACAGACCTTGTTAAAATGGTGAAACCTGAAACCACGGAACAGAATGCAAAGAAATCTCATTTACAGTccaagagaaatgaaaaaactgAGTTATCTACTGATCAATCTTCAACCAAAAACCATGGCACTGTCTCCGATGAACCAAATCAAACGGAAAAAACAGAAGCCACTGGGACTGTAAAAATgggcaaaacaaaccaaaaggtGAAAAAGAACAATAAGCAGGAAAAGCAGGTTGATGCAAAGTTGGAAGAAGAGAGAAAGACACAGGTAAAAGTGAATAATGCCACCGCACTGAAAATAATCAATGAGTCAAATGAGATAAAGACAGAATTAAAGCAGGAGATAATGAAAGAGTCTCCCTGCCCAATTGATGATGTTACGATGAATTTACCTGACAGCCAAACAGCAATGTCAACActaacaaagaagaaaaagaagtccaAAAAGGCTAAAGGTGGGGCACAGTGGAGTACACAATTAACTCAAAGTAAAGATGCTGGCACAGAATCAAAGACGGCCATCACAGAAACATTGAATGAAACAATTGCTGCTTCCCAAATTCAAACATGTGTCACAGAAAGGAATGCGCAAGGAGCCTTGATGACAGAAAGTAAAGACGACAAGAAGTCCCAGCAACTAGAAGAACATGAAAATCATCTGAAGGGAttacaaaagaagaaagcagtGACAATTGCTCAGAAGAATGCACAGGCGTCACTTAAAGAAAGTCATGCTGACCCAATTAAAGGGCCATTTAAGtcagaacaaaatgaaatggtAACATCAGTGAGAAAAGTGGTTTCTAAAAAACCACAGGTTTCAGCCTTAATCCCTTCTATCACAGGGATGCAAATTGTTTCCAAAACTAGCCTTAGTACATTTTCAGATTGCCTCAGAAGCCCACAGGTGCCTCACAAATCAGGAAATTCTGTTGCACCGACTAATCTGCCTCCAAAAATTGATATGAAGGAAAAGCACGAATCAGAGTCTGTTGCTGAGATAACTGCATGTACGAAAATATCCAAGATCAGCACTGGTTCTACAAAAGTACAGAAGCAAACAAAGAAAGAGACCTTAAATGAAAGCAAGAAAGAAGAACAAACCGATCTTCGAGCTCCCTCACCATCTCTGAGAACTCGGTCTCCCTCTCCTACATTTATCACCATTGAATCCATTCGGAGGACTGACTCGCCCCAGAGAGTCACTCCTTCACCTCCACTCCTTCACAGGCCGGCCACACCTCCTACCCCGCCACCCCGCCACTGTGACACCCCGACGTCACGTCGCTGCAACACACCAACGTCTCGACTGACAAGAATCACACCCTCGCCGACGTTTGACCTCGCTGAGAATTTGCCGCGTCTTAAGGAAACCGCGGCCAAGCTCTCACGTGGCATTACCCCACCACCGTTACTTTCCCCACAACTAATATCTGAAATCGTGGAAACACCTGCGTCATTCCATCGGCAAATCAAACTTGAGGCCACCAATACCTCAGAGGAGACCTCCACAAACAATTTATTAGAGGCTGTAGAAAAAGGTACACCTGAAGATCCAGAGGCTATAAATGCAAATATAACCCAAAGTAGCTCTGACGTCAAGCCACCACTTTGTAATGATGTCCCTGAAGAGACGTCAGAGTTGTCTTTGGCTTCAGTCAGAGAAAAGAGGGAGTTTTTTGAAGAGGCCCGAAAggctgaaataaataaaacttatACACGGAAGGAACCAATTGCTATCCCTGAACGACTGGGTCCAGACCTGGAGGATAGTGATGAGGAATACGtgtttaaagaaaagaaagatcTACCCAAAGCAGACTTGGCTGGTCTTGCAAATAATTTTGAACCAACGGATGAAACGGTTGTCAGCAAGGCGTTAGTCCCACCTGCAGAATGGTTTTACAATGAAGGTGAAGATTGCGTCAAAAAGAAGGAAGATCTTTCAGAAAGGGCAGTGGCAGCTTTTGACATCCAGGGGCTTAAGAATGTTTTTGAAACGAGTGTGCAAAAGTTCTCTTTAGATGAGCAGAAAGGGGGTCGAGAAACGTCAGTCGACACATCAAAGTTGCAAAGTCCTCCAGAGATGCAGGAAGGCTTAAAGGAGAGCTTTGCCCTCCCTCCTCATGGAAATGTGGTAGAAATTGTACAGACAGATCCATCAGACTGCTCTGAGAGCAAATCAATCACGGAGCATTTTTCAAGCGTTGATGTTTTTGGGAGCAAGGTCACAACGACAAGTGTCAGTCAGCAGTCTGGCAGCGTGTCAAGACAGCCGGCTCCTTTTTCCTATGCTGACGCGGTGAAAAGGAAAGGGGTGGCGGCGAGGAGAACACAAACCCGTGACGAAGACGCCACCGAGAACATGCTGAAAAACTTCCACCAAACCCGGAACGAGAGCTACACTGTGTCAGAAGTAAGGACGTCACaaccaacaagaacaacaactcATCAGGCTCATCAGACAACCATTGTctccg